Proteins from a genomic interval of Falco rusticolus isolate bFalRus1 chromosome 7, bFalRus1.pri, whole genome shotgun sequence:
- the LOC119151194 gene encoding formin-1-like, which translates to MTNLASIMEGTHTVLQLHKPIMELCYISFYHPEGKVRGFTYKGCVTLDRTSKRFCSCYQVRERMEMELREQPYENFGDIIFKQTTTKDILIELYKLTAEKEKLLSSFLRSHHILGLNTGHQEGKRQDVSGVLKIKGDDYSSFTHQQEFFQDSPKRDNLNHKKMRKYRRKESFEEFRHRKGGKKIHEHLSLLSVQDKQLENKMLLPTRFPTRSFPSSFSVSSWLTVKDCQAHSCIIGFSHYQHRTPRTNLCSVTTAVEDMVL; encoded by the exons ATGACTAATTTGGCAAGCATAATGGAAGGCACGCATACTGTCCTTCAATTGCACAAACCCATAATGGAGCTTTGTTACATCAGCTTCTATCATCCAGAGGGAAAAGTCAGAGGATTTACATACAAGGGCTGTGTAACTCTGGATAGAACCAGTAAACGTTTCTGTAGCTGCTACCAAGTAAGGGAGAGAATGGAGATGGAGCTGAGAGAACAGCCATATGAAAACTTTGGAGATATTATTTTCAAGCAAACTACCACAAAAGACATTCTCATTGAACTGTACAAACTAactgctgaaaaggaaaaactgttaTCCAGTTTTCTGAGGTCACATCATATTCTGGGCCTTAACACAGGACATCAGGAAGGAAAGCGACAGGATGTTTCTGGAGTCTTGAAAATTAAAGGTGATGATTACTCCAGTTTTACACATCAGCAGGAGTTCTTTCAGGATTCCCCGAAGAGAGACAATTTGAATCataaaaaaatgaggaaatacagaaggaaagagagctTTGAGGAGTTTAGACACcggaaagggggaaaaaagatacaTGAACATCTTTCTTTACTGAGTGTGCAAGATAAGCAACTGGAAAATAAGATGCTGCTCCCCACAAGATTTCCTACCAGGAGTTTTCCcagctctttttctgtctccagtTGGCTAACAGTAAAAG ACTGCCAAGCCCACAGCTGCATCATCGGATTCTCCCATTACCAACACAGAACACCGCGGACGAATCTATGTTCAGTGACTACGGCCGTGGAAGACATGGTGCTATAA